A window of Fibrobacter sp. UWB11 contains these coding sequences:
- a CDS encoding sigma-54-dependent Fis family transcriptional regulator, whose product MDIQSLENTTFAAIVEKIQKVRKRDELLKSIQGILKHNFESIENEHLIECQKIRNIIEGIPGELIGNTREMREVSKLVRQIAPTSATVLIRGKAGTGKEYVARSIHEFSDRKESPFIALNCDALTEGANSFESELFGFERGAFTGATNRHIGKAEQANGGTLFLDEVADLPLPAQIKLLQFIQEQRFKRLGSNIEQRCNVRLIASTGKNLEAMMQQGAFREDLYYRLNIFQISLPELVQRKTDILLLADHFIEKMNYKYGKKILRLSSPAIDMLMSYHWPGNVRELENCIEHACLATTDVCINAYDLPPTLQTDVTSGTSVLPEGNSPLATLMDSYEREILSEALRRHDGNMSAAGRDLSVSPRMMLYKIRRLGIAASN is encoded by the coding sequence ATGGATATACAATCCCTTGAAAACACGACTTTCGCGGCCATTGTCGAGAAAATCCAAAAGGTTCGCAAGCGTGACGAGCTTCTTAAAAGCATTCAAGGAATTTTAAAGCACAACTTCGAATCCATCGAAAACGAACACCTCATCGAATGCCAAAAAATCCGTAACATCATCGAAGGCATTCCAGGCGAACTCATCGGTAACACGCGCGAAATGCGCGAAGTGAGCAAGCTCGTACGACAAATCGCCCCCACAAGCGCAACAGTCCTCATCCGCGGAAAAGCAGGCACCGGCAAAGAATACGTAGCAAGGAGCATTCACGAATTTTCAGACCGCAAAGAAAGCCCGTTCATCGCGCTCAACTGCGACGCCCTCACCGAAGGCGCAAACTCTTTTGAAAGCGAACTTTTCGGATTTGAACGTGGAGCATTCACAGGCGCCACCAACCGTCACATCGGCAAGGCCGAACAGGCAAACGGCGGCACACTATTCCTTGATGAAGTTGCCGACTTGCCACTCCCTGCGCAAATCAAGCTTTTACAGTTTATTCAAGAACAACGTTTTAAGCGCCTCGGCAGCAACATCGAGCAGCGCTGTAACGTGCGCCTTATCGCAAGCACTGGCAAAAATCTTGAAGCCATGATGCAGCAAGGGGCGTTCCGCGAAGATCTTTATTACCGTCTGAACATTTTCCAGATTTCGCTCCCCGAACTGGTCCAGCGCAAGACGGACATTTTGCTTTTAGCCGACCATTTCATCGAAAAAATGAATTACAAATACGGCAAGAAAATTTTGCGTTTAAGCTCGCCTGCCATCGATATGCTCATGAGCTACCACTGGCCAGGAAACGTGCGCGAACTCGAAAACTGCATTGAACACGCATGCCTCGCCACCACTGACGTTTGCATCAACGCTTACGATTTGCCACCCACGCTACAAACCGACGTCACGTCAGGCACATCCGTACTCCCCGAAGGCAACAGCCCGCTCGCCACGCTGATGGACAGCTACGAGCGAGAAATCTTGAGCGAAGCGCTCCGCCGTCATGACGGCAACATGAGCGCCGCCGGGCGCG